The Mycobacterium paragordonae genome includes a region encoding these proteins:
- a CDS encoding type I polyketide synthase, translating into MTTDVDQGASGFAIIGYAAHFPGAADAEGFWEVLRQGRDAISEIPGDRWNMDDFYDPDPDTPGKMVTRRAGLIEDVGSFDAPFFGVSTREAVFMDPQHRLLLETTWQAVEHSNTAPSTLAGTKTGVFIGISTTDYLTLLTNAMTVEDIDAYLAIGNASAAAAGRISYRLGLVGPSVSVDTACSSSLVAVHQACQALRLRECDLALTGGVGLLMSPTTMINFSRAHMLAPDGRCKTFDAAADGYVRGEGCGVIVVKRLDDAIRDGDRIRAVIRGSAVNQDGASGGLTVPNGIAQQRVIADALHNAGVTARDIDYLEAHGTGTSLGDPIELQAAGAAFASGRDATRPLLVGSVKTNIGHLEASAGIAGLIKVILSLEHQELPKHLNFQNPSPHIPWDRIPVRVVAETTPWVRNGRARIAGVSSFGFTGTNAHVVVAEAPSVINADADPLKEPDEGRSSILPLSARTPTALVALAHRYREWLAAHPNADLADVCLTAGAGRSHFGHRAALILNSTASATELLEALADDRPASGLVRGACSDPPKTAWLFPGQGSQYVGMARNLFDAEPVFAETLTRCAGAAADVLERPLLDVIFGPDTEDELRHTSYAQPALFAVEMGLARLWQSWGLEPDVVVGHSVGQYTAACVAGAFSLEDGAQLMAERGRLFGSLPPGGRMVAVFAAADRVESLIDDHPRLSVAAYNGANTVLSGPAEDLERAIAGLVDEEVRCDWLDTSHAFHSALLDPILDEFEQYLGRFEFASPQKTLVCNRTGGAIARDVTLDGSYWRRHARQPVEFAKSVRTLADLGCRLLLEVGPQPVLSAAALRAWPDPANAPRAIASMRRNANDHNQITEALADTYIAGHRPEFVAHQHGRGHKVDLPTYPFERQTYWFEARKARATDAVRTETVRLLEEERLEELAALVGDPHDADDATKTVGMLQRLAAQHNRERNVQSLAETRYEICWEKLAVSGPPPTRAPGGGVTWLLLADDADTIGPLLDVLTAHGHRHRIVGLPQSDADEEHLQAELRDAAAEQPTLRILHLAGLDPGGAASTRSLDRLQHRVLRSTQRFIRTTIASKLDLKIWLITRGAQHVTGSDTVSPTQSCLWGLGRTVATEMAKIWGGLADLSAGGGNEWPGLIAHILHGPATEDQIALRDNATYVARVSRRTDELAPVDLGLRSDATYLVTGGLGAIGLDIAEYLAARGAGHLVLTGRRGPSDAAQQRIDAIRDQFGCQIKDLAADVANRDDVTRLLSTVRAELPPMAGIVHAAGEFNMGPVDTLDDAMLNQVFTGKVWGSWHLSQAAVDMKLDFFLSISSISALWPSRGWIYYACANAFLDGLAWWQRQHGIPGTTVALGLWPAGMADHRTRDTWAALGVAPLNPAPTLEGMAKLIVSPAPYGILAKIDWPRFLPYQLMLRKRNFHERIAPEVPTNPVGRVSVATTPLIDQLKAAPAQQRRALILGYMRDAVAEVTKIDPTQIRDDVGFFDLGIDSLMAVNLHRRFEQGLGRELPVTLAMDYPRLNDAAEYLLRDVLGLGAPASAESTAEPVALATVRTDEPIAIVGLACRFPGAPDPDAFWEVLSNGVDAIREIPDDRFDIDEYYDPDPDAPGKIYTRYGGFLDAVDGFDPEFFGISPRETVWIDPQQRLMLEIAWEGLESAGYSPAALRGSRSGVFVGVCSNEYSHVLAASTFESIEAQFGTGNSISVIAGRVAFALGLEGPAMAVDTACSSSLVAIHQACHALHAGDCDLALAGGVNVLLSPASLIATSRAKMLSPDGRCKTFDAAADGYVRSEGCGVLVLKRLSDAERDGDRIRAVIQGSAVNQDGASSGLTVPNGGAQQRLIATTLARAGVAGRDVDYLEAHGTGTSLGDPIEVQAAAAVYGAGREADDPLLIGSVKTNVGHLESAAGVAGVIKVVLALQHEMLPQNLHFKTPSPHIPWNSLPVRVLDKAAPWQGSTDHDGRPRRAGISSFGFSGTNAHVLVEEAPQASPHDEVAAPEPTAGDERAELLAFSARSASALTGLAQRYATWLSEHPDADLADVCFTAGVGRSHFEHRAALVVNSVQQAQELLSGLAENRLGPGALRGECGDPPKTAWFFTGQGSQYPGMARELFDSEPVFAETVKRCAQAVEEITARPLLEVVFNTENDGENILRHTSFAQPALFAIEMGLARLWQSWGIEPDVVLGHSVGQYAAACVAGVFSLEDGARLIAQRGRVFGDLPDGGRMVAMFADARQIEDIADKFPRVSVAAYNGSNTVLSGPGEDLEQIVAGNDGIRCNWLETSHAFHSELMEPALSEFETHAARMTFGVPTVPLICNRTGAVITADNPLDAQYWRKHSRQPVRFAESVRTVAELGCSVVMELGPQPILTGAALQIWPESLGAARAVVSLRKGTDARRQITEALAAAYAAGCRADFAALHHRPRNRVELPTYPFQRRRFWPKTSGLRADGAASSGILGSGKDLASGDVVYTSLVSLKSQPWLSDHVIYGTVVVPGATYAAMALAAVGAPAQVREVFFYEPIILGEKTTREVQLTLHPVDEGGWAFRVDSRPYGERDAEWSLNADGKVKSGLDEEGTTEPAPEREESIDALCERLARTRPQQLFEALADMELALGPTWSTSLKSLWVGDGESVGDIAVGPELAEQLASEPVHPVLLDLCTGVASPASPMVRAAAELGQAAAALFLPLQYGRVELNEPMPRRFYCRARWQPGDHDGETQAFDLDFVDRDGRRLGGIREFKVKRAPREALLRGLGGDATRNLYSIGWREVAASTGAGAGGAALTWLVAGFDKLAADLPGCLRSSRTTDLDSWAELFAQAQDRGVPVSGIVWGATARPGAEESSTEFNARLETEIGELLRVVHTLLAPEAARLPAGLWIVTQRAVATESGEPVDPVQAALWGLGRSIVAEQPQLRCRLVDHDGSDDAVRALAGLLATQPEESEVALRQGKLLVPRLLPWARGGHLTVPRAADYILEPTERGAINNLRLAELEVSAPFAGHVQIRVEAAGLNFRDVLNVLGLYPGYAGPVGGDVCGIVTAVGPGVTEFEVGQRVFGATAGSMVSRANVPVRFLAGVPDGIDATAAASTPTAMLTAFLAFDWAKLGPGDRVLIHAASGGVGLAAIQVARQRGATVFATASEYKRATLHKIGVEHIYDSRSTDFADQILADTDGAGVDVVLNSLTNEGFIEATLRATAQQARFVEIAKRDIWTHEQMAAARPDIDYEIVALDLLMMQDPERIRGLMSVLADGLASGELVPPALEIYPLADAKTAFRRMQQARHIGKIVLQMPKPLHGRGDRSYLITGGLGALGMHTAAHLAQLGAGDIVLTSRRAPDADAQREIDAITERYRCRIHTFAADVGDEHQLAAVLEQIRADLPPLAGVAHLAGVLDDALLPQQSLARFRNTMRPKALGAWHLHRLTKNEDLDFFVMYSSGASVLGAAGQANYATANALLDGLVAYRKAQGLPASSINFGPWAHGGMASSDAARANLGARGLIPLAPDAALNAVSEIVAHGIAQVVVVKANWQRVAKLLSAHRPPVLEYVLPSDVVATPVDSALLRQLQEVPRPQLAGFLTEHLQSELQHFLGLAQPPAASSRFLELGMDSLMAVELRNRLLGQFGGAFTITATAVFDYPTITSFAEHLAEQIATT; encoded by the coding sequence GTGACAACGGACGTAGATCAGGGGGCATCCGGGTTTGCGATCATCGGCTACGCGGCGCACTTTCCCGGTGCTGCCGATGCCGAGGGCTTCTGGGAGGTACTGCGGCAGGGGCGCGATGCCATCTCGGAAATTCCCGGCGACCGGTGGAACATGGACGACTTCTATGATCCCGATCCGGACACCCCCGGGAAGATGGTGACTCGCCGCGCCGGGCTCATCGAGGACGTCGGATCTTTTGACGCACCGTTCTTCGGGGTGTCGACGCGCGAGGCCGTGTTCATGGATCCGCAGCACCGGCTGTTGCTGGAGACAACATGGCAAGCGGTCGAGCACTCCAACACCGCCCCTTCGACGCTGGCGGGCACCAAGACCGGCGTATTCATCGGTATCTCTACGACCGACTACCTCACGCTGCTGACGAACGCGATGACCGTGGAGGACATCGACGCCTACCTCGCGATCGGCAATGCATCGGCCGCCGCGGCTGGGCGCATCAGCTATCGACTGGGGTTGGTGGGGCCCTCGGTCTCGGTCGACACCGCGTGCAGTTCGTCCTTGGTGGCGGTGCACCAGGCGTGCCAGGCGTTGCGGCTGCGGGAGTGTGATCTGGCCCTGACCGGCGGCGTGGGCCTGCTGATGAGCCCGACGACGATGATCAACTTCTCCCGGGCGCACATGCTGGCACCGGACGGACGGTGTAAGACATTCGACGCCGCCGCCGACGGGTACGTCCGGGGTGAAGGCTGCGGCGTCATCGTGGTGAAGCGGCTCGATGACGCCATCCGCGACGGCGATCGGATTCGGGCGGTGATCCGGGGCAGTGCGGTCAACCAGGACGGCGCGTCGGGTGGACTGACGGTACCCAACGGCATCGCCCAGCAGCGGGTGATCGCCGATGCGCTGCACAACGCCGGTGTGACAGCCCGCGATATCGACTATCTCGAGGCGCACGGGACCGGGACATCGCTGGGTGACCCGATCGAACTACAAGCTGCCGGTGCGGCATTCGCTTCCGGTCGCGACGCCACCCGGCCATTGTTGGTCGGTTCGGTGAAGACGAACATCGGCCACCTGGAAGCCAGCGCCGGGATCGCCGGTCTGATCAAGGTCATCCTGTCGCTGGAACACCAGGAACTGCCGAAACACCTGAACTTCCAGAATCCGTCACCACATATTCCCTGGGACCGGATTCCGGTGCGGGTCGTGGCGGAAACCACCCCGTGGGTCCGCAACGGCCGCGCCCGGATCGCGGGAGTCAGTTCGTTCGGTTTCACCGGGACCAATGCGCACGTCGTCGTCGCGGAAGCACCGTCAGTGATCAACGCCGACGCCGACCCCCTTAAGGAACCGGACGAAGGACGTTCGAGCATCCTGCCCCTCTCGGCACGCACGCCGACCGCCTTGGTGGCGCTGGCACACCGATATCGCGAGTGGTTGGCCGCGCACCCGAACGCCGACCTGGCCGACGTCTGCTTGACCGCGGGTGCGGGCCGATCCCACTTCGGCCATCGTGCCGCGTTGATACTGAACTCCACCGCATCCGCCACCGAGCTGCTCGAGGCGCTCGCCGACGATCGTCCGGCATCGGGCTTGGTTCGCGGCGCATGCTCGGACCCACCGAAGACAGCCTGGTTGTTCCCGGGCCAAGGCAGCCAGTACGTCGGAATGGCGCGCAACCTGTTCGATGCCGAGCCGGTGTTCGCCGAGACGTTGACCCGCTGCGCCGGCGCCGCTGCCGATGTTCTCGAAAGGCCGCTGCTGGACGTCATTTTCGGGCCGGACACCGAAGATGAGTTGCGACACACGTCCTACGCCCAGCCGGCCCTTTTCGCGGTGGAGATGGGCCTCGCGCGACTTTGGCAGTCATGGGGACTCGAACCCGACGTGGTGGTGGGCCACAGCGTGGGTCAATACACGGCGGCCTGTGTTGCCGGGGCGTTCAGCCTCGAGGACGGGGCCCAGCTGATGGCCGAGCGCGGCCGACTGTTCGGTAGCCTGCCACCCGGCGGCAGAATGGTCGCGGTGTTCGCGGCCGCGGACCGCGTTGAGAGCTTGATCGACGACCACCCACGCCTGTCCGTGGCAGCCTACAATGGTGCCAACACGGTGCTTTCCGGCCCGGCAGAAGATCTGGAGCGCGCAATAGCGGGACTGGTAGACGAGGAAGTCCGGTGCGACTGGCTCGATACCAGCCATGCCTTTCATTCCGCTTTGCTCGATCCCATACTGGACGAGTTCGAACAATACCTGGGCCGCTTCGAATTCGCCTCGCCGCAAAAGACATTGGTGTGTAACCGCACCGGCGGCGCAATAGCCCGAGACGTGACTCTGGACGGATCGTACTGGCGCCGCCACGCGCGGCAGCCTGTCGAATTCGCCAAGAGCGTGCGAACGCTTGCCGACCTCGGATGTCGACTATTACTAGAGGTGGGCCCCCAGCCGGTGCTCTCCGCCGCAGCCCTGCGGGCGTGGCCCGACCCGGCGAACGCACCTCGGGCGATCGCATCGATGCGCCGAAACGCCAACGACCACAACCAGATCACCGAGGCACTCGCCGACACGTACATCGCCGGCCATCGCCCCGAATTCGTCGCACACCAGCACGGCAGGGGTCACAAGGTCGACCTCCCCACTTACCCGTTCGAACGTCAGACGTACTGGTTCGAAGCACGCAAAGCCCGCGCGACCGACGCGGTACGCACCGAAACCGTCCGGCTGCTCGAGGAGGAGCGACTCGAGGAGCTTGCCGCGCTGGTCGGCGACCCGCATGACGCCGACGACGCCACCAAGACGGTTGGCATGCTGCAACGACTTGCGGCACAACACAACCGGGAACGTAACGTGCAGTCGCTCGCCGAGACACGTTACGAGATCTGTTGGGAAAAGTTGGCGGTTTCCGGCCCACCCCCGACCCGAGCCCCTGGTGGCGGGGTTACCTGGCTCCTTCTTGCCGACGATGCCGACACGATCGGCCCACTACTGGACGTGCTCACCGCGCACGGTCACCGGCACCGGATCGTTGGTCTGCCGCAGTCCGACGCCGACGAAGAGCACCTGCAAGCGGAACTACGCGATGCCGCAGCCGAACAGCCCACGTTGCGCATCCTGCACCTGGCAGGCCTGGACCCGGGCGGTGCGGCGTCCACCCGGTCGCTGGATCGGTTGCAGCACCGAGTCCTGCGCAGTACGCAGCGGTTTATCCGGACCACCATCGCATCCAAGCTGGACCTGAAGATATGGCTGATTACCCGTGGCGCACAACATGTCACGGGATCCGACACCGTGTCGCCCACCCAGTCGTGTCTCTGGGGTCTGGGCCGCACCGTGGCGACCGAAATGGCGAAGATCTGGGGTGGGCTCGCGGACCTGTCCGCGGGTGGCGGCAACGAGTGGCCGGGTTTGATCGCCCACATCCTGCACGGTCCGGCCACCGAAGACCAGATCGCCCTGCGCGATAACGCGACATACGTGGCTCGAGTTTCCCGCCGCACCGACGAGCTGGCGCCGGTTGACCTCGGCCTCCGCTCTGACGCAACGTATCTCGTGACGGGGGGACTCGGGGCGATCGGACTCGACATCGCCGAGTACCTTGCCGCGCGCGGCGCCGGGCACCTGGTGCTCACCGGTCGGCGGGGCCCAAGCGATGCCGCGCAGCAGCGTATCGACGCGATACGCGACCAGTTCGGTTGCCAAATAAAGGATCTGGCGGCAGACGTCGCCAATCGCGATGACGTCACCCGCCTGCTTTCCACGGTCCGTGCCGAGCTGCCACCGATGGCGGGTATCGTGCACGCGGCCGGCGAATTCAATATGGGTCCGGTCGACACCCTGGATGACGCCATGCTGAATCAGGTTTTCACCGGAAAGGTCTGGGGCAGTTGGCACTTGAGCCAAGCCGCGGTCGACATGAAGCTGGACTTCTTTCTCAGCATCTCATCGATCAGTGCGCTCTGGCCCAGTAGGGGCTGGATCTACTACGCCTGCGCCAATGCGTTCCTGGACGGGTTGGCCTGGTGGCAGCGTCAGCACGGGATCCCCGGCACCACGGTCGCTCTCGGCCTCTGGCCGGCGGGTATGGCCGATCATCGGACGCGGGACACTTGGGCGGCGCTCGGAGTGGCACCCCTAAATCCCGCCCCCACCCTGGAAGGGATGGCGAAGCTGATCGTCTCGCCCGCACCGTACGGGATTCTGGCCAAAATCGATTGGCCCCGGTTCCTGCCGTATCAACTGATGCTGCGCAAACGGAACTTCCATGAGCGCATTGCACCCGAGGTACCCACCAACCCGGTGGGACGCGTCTCGGTCGCGACGACTCCGTTGATCGACCAGCTCAAGGCGGCTCCCGCGCAGCAGCGCCGGGCACTGATCCTGGGTTACATGCGCGACGCTGTCGCCGAGGTGACGAAGATCGACCCCACGCAGATCCGCGATGACGTCGGGTTTTTCGATCTCGGAATTGACTCGCTGATGGCCGTCAACCTGCACCGCAGATTCGAGCAGGGGTTGGGCCGGGAGCTGCCGGTCACCCTCGCCATGGACTATCCGAGGCTGAACGACGCCGCGGAGTACCTGCTTCGAGACGTCCTCGGTCTCGGTGCGCCGGCATCCGCCGAGTCAACGGCCGAGCCGGTGGCGTTAGCGACCGTGCGCACCGACGAGCCGATCGCGATCGTAGGGTTGGCCTGCCGCTTTCCGGGTGCGCCCGATCCCGACGCGTTCTGGGAGGTGCTGTCAAACGGTGTGGACGCGATCCGGGAGATTCCGGATGACCGCTTCGACATCGACGAGTACTACGACCCCGATCCGGACGCACCGGGCAAGATCTACACCCGTTACGGCGGATTCCTGGACGCGGTGGACGGATTCGATCCGGAATTCTTCGGCATCTCCCCCCGTGAAACCGTCTGGATCGATCCGCAGCAGCGCCTGATGCTCGAGATCGCCTGGGAAGGACTGGAAAGCGCCGGCTATTCGCCTGCGGCGTTGCGCGGCAGCCGAAGCGGCGTGTTCGTCGGCGTGTGCAGCAACGAATATTCGCATGTGTTGGCCGCCAGCACTTTCGAGAGCATCGAAGCTCAGTTCGGCACCGGCAACTCGATCAGCGTGATCGCGGGCCGGGTGGCCTTCGCGCTCGGCCTGGAGGGCCCGGCGATGGCGGTGGACACCGCGTGCAGCTCGTCGCTGGTGGCCATTCATCAGGCCTGCCACGCATTGCACGCCGGCGACTGCGACTTGGCGCTGGCCGGCGGAGTGAACGTGTTGTTGAGTCCGGCATCTCTGATCGCGACCTCGCGCGCCAAAATGCTGTCCCCCGACGGGCGCTGCAAGACCTTTGACGCCGCGGCGGACGGCTATGTGCGCAGTGAGGGATGCGGGGTCCTGGTCCTCAAGCGGTTGAGCGACGCGGAGCGTGACGGCGACCGGATCCGCGCGGTCATCCAGGGCAGCGCGGTCAATCAGGACGGCGCGTCCAGCGGCCTGACGGTGCCCAATGGCGGTGCGCAACAACGGCTTATCGCCACCACGCTGGCCCGTGCCGGTGTCGCCGGCCGTGACGTCGACTACCTGGAAGCGCACGGCACGGGCACCTCGCTGGGAGACCCGATCGAGGTCCAGGCCGCGGCCGCCGTCTACGGAGCCGGCCGCGAGGCCGACGACCCGCTGCTGATCGGTTCGGTGAAGACCAATGTCGGACACCTGGAGTCCGCGGCGGGAGTCGCCGGCGTGATCAAGGTTGTGTTGGCGTTGCAGCACGAAATGTTGCCGCAGAACCTTCACTTCAAGACGCCGTCGCCGCACATTCCGTGGAACTCGCTGCCGGTCCGGGTGCTTGATAAGGCAGCGCCGTGGCAGGGCTCCACCGATCACGATGGCCGGCCACGCCGTGCCGGGATAAGTTCTTTCGGGTTCTCCGGCACCAACGCCCACGTGCTGGTCGAGGAGGCGCCGCAGGCCTCACCTCACGACGAGGTGGCGGCGCCGGAACCGACGGCCGGTGACGAACGGGCTGAGCTGCTGGCGTTTTCGGCGCGTTCCGCCTCCGCGTTGACGGGGCTGGCGCAGCGCTATGCGACGTGGTTGAGCGAGCATCCCGATGCCGACCTGGCCGACGTGTGTTTCACCGCGGGGGTGGGCCGTTCGCATTTCGAGCATCGGGCAGCGCTGGTGGTGAATTCGGTGCAACAGGCTCAGGAGCTGTTGAGCGGACTGGCCGAGAACCGGCTGGGACCGGGTGCGCTGCGAGGCGAGTGCGGCGATCCACCGAAGACGGCGTGGTTCTTCACCGGGCAGGGCAGCCAGTACCCGGGGATGGCACGCGAATTGTTCGACAGTGAGCCGGTTTTCGCCGAAACCGTGAAACGGTGCGCGCAGGCGGTCGAGGAGATCACGGCGCGTCCGCTCCTGGAAGTGGTGTTCAACACCGAAAACGATGGCGAAAATATACTGCGCCACACGTCTTTTGCGCAGCCGGCGCTGTTCGCCATCGAGATGGGCCTGGCACGGCTGTGGCAGTCCTGGGGTATCGAGCCCGACGTGGTGCTCGGCCACAGTGTGGGCCAGTACGCTGCGGCATGCGTGGCCGGGGTATTCAGCCTCGAGGACGGGGCACGGCTCATTGCACAACGGGGCCGGGTGTTCGGCGATCTGCCCGACGGCGGGCGGATGGTGGCGATGTTCGCCGACGCCAGGCAGATCGAGGACATCGCCGACAAGTTCCCGCGGGTGTCGGTGGCCGCGTACAACGGCTCCAACACCGTGCTGTCGGGTCCGGGCGAGGATCTGGAACAGATCGTCGCCGGCAATGACGGGATCCGGTGCAACTGGCTGGAGACCAGTCACGCTTTCCATTCCGAGCTGATGGAGCCGGCGCTGAGCGAGTTCGAAACGCACGCGGCCCGAATGACTTTCGGCGTGCCGACCGTACCGCTGATCTGCAATCGCACGGGTGCGGTCATCACGGCCGACAACCCGCTGGATGCGCAGTACTGGCGTAAGCATTCGCGCCAGCCGGTGCGATTCGCCGAAAGCGTGCGCACGGTAGCGGAGCTGGGCTGCTCGGTCGTGATGGAGCTTGGTCCGCAGCCGATTCTGACTGGGGCCGCCCTGCAGATCTGGCCGGAATCCCTGGGGGCTGCGCGCGCTGTCGTCTCCCTGCGCAAGGGCACCGACGCCCGGCGTCAGATCACCGAAGCGCTGGCGGCCGCCTATGCGGCCGGATGCCGTGCGGACTTCGCCGCTCTGCATCATCGGCCACGAAACCGGGTCGAGCTGCCCACCTATCCATTCCAGCGCCGCCGGTTCTGGCCGAAGACGTCCGGCCTCCGCGCCGACGGCGCTGCCAGTTCCGGCATTCTGGGCAGCGGAAAGGATCTCGCCTCTGGCGATGTCGTCTACACCAGCTTGGTGTCGCTCAAATCACAACCGTGGCTGTCGGATCACGTCATCTACGGCACCGTCGTCGTCCCTGGCGCCACGTACGCGGCGATGGCCTTGGCTGCGGTCGGAGCCCCCGCGCAGGTGCGCGAAGTCTTCTTCTACGAACCGATCATTCTGGGCGAGAAGACCACTCGCGAGGTGCAGCTGACTCTGCATCCGGTGGACGAGGGCGGTTGGGCCTTCCGGGTGGACAGCCGCCCCTACGGCGAACGCGACGCCGAGTGGTCGTTGAATGCGGATGGCAAGGTGAAGTCGGGCCTCGACGAAGAGGGGACGACCGAGCCGGCGCCGGAACGGGAAGAGTCCATCGACGCCTTGTGCGAGCGGTTGGCTCGCACGCGCCCGCAGCAGCTGTTCGAGGCCCTGGCCGACATGGAACTGGCGTTGGGCCCCACCTGGTCGACGTCCCTGAAATCGCTCTGGGTCGGCGACGGTGAATCGGTGGGTGACATCGCCGTCGGTCCCGAACTCGCCGAGCAACTCGCCAGCGAGCCCGTCCATCCCGTGCTGCTGGACCTGTGCACCGGCGTCGCCTCCCCCGCCTCGCCGATGGTGCGCGCCGCGGCTGAACTCGGGCAGGCCGCCGCGGCTCTGTTCCTGCCGCTGCAGTACGGGCGGGTGGAGCTCAACGAGCCGATGCCCAGGCGCTTCTATTGCCGCGCGAGGTGGCAACCGGGCGATCACGATGGCGAGACTCAGGCCTTCGACCTCGATTTCGTGGATCGAGATGGCCGCCGCCTGGGCGGAATTCGTGAGTTCAAGGTGAAGCGTGCGCCCCGCGAGGCGTTGCTGCGCGGGCTCGGCGGGGACGCCACCCGCAACCTGTACAGCATCGGCTGGCGCGAAGTCGCGGCGTCAACAGGCGCCGGTGCGGGTGGGGCTGCCCTGACCTGGCTGGTCGCCGGATTCGACAAGCTGGCGGCCGACCTGCCCGGCTGCCTCCGATCCAGCCGCACAACGGATCTGGATTCCTGGGCGGAGTTGTTCGCGCAGGCTCAGGACCGCGGAGTGCCGGTCTCCGGCATCGTCTGGGGCGCCACCGCGCGTCCCGGCGCAGAAGAGTCGAGCACCGAATTCAACGCGCGACTCGAGACCGAGATCGGTGAGCTGCTCAGGGTGGTGCACACCCTGCTGGCACCGGAGGCGGCGAGACTCCCCGCGGGTCTGTGGATCGTCACGCAACGGGCCGTGGCGACCGAATCCGGCGAGCCGGTCGACCCGGTGCAGGCGGCGCTGTGGGGGCTCGGACGCAGCATCGTCGCCGAGCAGCCGCAGCTGCGTTGCCGACTGGTCGATCACGACGGCTCGGACGACGCTGTGCGCGCACTGGCCGGTCTTCTGGCTACCCAACCCGAGGAATCCGAAGTCGCGCTGCGACAAGGGAAGTTGCTGGTGCCGCGGCTGCTGCCGTGGGCGCGCGGTGGCCACCTGACCGTGCCCCGTGCGGCTGACTATATTTTGGAACCCACCGAACGGGGTGCCATCAACAACCTGCGCCTGGCCGAGCTGGAAGTCTCGGCACCGTTTGCGGGCCACGTACAGATCCGGGTGGAGGCCGCCGGTCTGAATTTCCGGGATGTGCTCAACGTGCTCGGCCTCTACCCGGGTTACGCCGGGCCGGTCGGCGGCGATGTCTGCGGCATCGTGACTGCGGTGGGTCCGGGCGTTACCGAATTCGAGGTTGGACAACGGGTTTTCGGGGCAACGGCGGGATCGATGGTCAGTCGGGCAAACGTGCCCGTCCGCTTCCTGGCGGGGGTGCCGGACGGTATCGACGCGACCGCCGCGGCGAGCACACCGACAGCGATGTTGACCGCGTTCCTGGCGTTCGACTGGGCGAAGTTGGGACCCGGCGATCGGGTGCTTATCCACGCCGCCAGCGGTGGCGTCGGCCTGGCCGCGATCCAGGTGGCACGGCAACGCGGAGCAACCGTCTTCGCGACCGCCAGCGAGTACAAGCGGGCGACGTTACACAAGATCGGCGTGGAGCACATCTACGACTCGCGCAGTACCGATTTCGCCGATCAGATCCTCGCGGACACCGATGGCGCCGGGGTCGACGTCGTGCTCAACAGCTTGACCAACGAGGGATTCATCGAAGCGACGCTGCGGGCGACCGCCCAGCAGGCCCGGTTCGTCGAGATCGCCAAACGGGACATCTGGACCCATGAGCAGATGGCGGCTGCCCGCCCGGACATCGACTACGAGATCGTGGCGCTGGACCTGTTGATGATGCAGGACCCGGAACGCATCCGCGGCTTGATGTCGGTTCTGGCGGACGGACTGGCCAGCGGGGAACTCGTGCCGCCTGCTCTAGAGATCTACCCGCTGGCCGATGCCAAGACCGCGTTTCGCCGCATGCAGCAGGCCAGACATATCGGCAAGATTGTGCTGCAGATGCCCAAACCGCTTCATGGGCGCGGAGATCGGAGCTATCTGATCACCGGCGGCCTCGGAGCGCTCGGTATGCACACGGCGGCGCACCTCGCCCAACTCGGAGCCGGTGACATCGTCTTGACCAGCCGGCGCGCACCCGACGCGGACGCTCAGCGGGAGATCGACGCCATCACGGAGCGCTACCGGTGCCGCATTCACACCTTTGCGGCCGACGTCGGCGACGAGCACCAGTTGGCTGCGGTGCTGGAACAGATCCGGGCTGATCTGCCGCCGCTCGCCGGTGTGGCGCACCTGGCGGGTGTGCTCGACGACGCACTGCTGCCCCAACAGAGCTTGGCGCGGTTTCGAAACACCATGCGGCCGAAGGCATTGGGCGCCTGGCATTTACATCGGTTGACCAAAAACGAGGATCTCGACTTCTTCGTCATGTACTCGTCGGGCGCCAGCGTACTGGGGGCGGCGGGGCAGGCCAACTACGCGACCGCCAACGCGCTGCTCGACGGGCTCGTTGCCTATCGCAAGGCGCAAGGCCTGCCGGCCAGCAGCATCAACTTCGGCCCGTGGGCGCACGGCGGGATGGCCAGTTCGGACGCCGCACGGGCCAATCTTGGTGCACGCGGCCTGATTCCACTCGCGCCCGATGCGGCGCTGAACGCGGTCAGTGAAATCGTCGCGCACGGAATCGCGCAGGTGGTCGTCGTGAAGGCCAACTGGCAACGCGTCGCGAAGCTGCTGAGTGCGCACCGCCCACCCGTTCTCGAATATGTCCTGCCCAGCGACGTCGTGGCGACGCCCGTCGACAGCGCACTGCTGCGACAACTGCAGGAGGTGCCGAGGCCGCAACTGGCCGGCTTCCTCACCGAGCATCTGCAGTCCGAACTGCAACACTTCCTCGGACTCGCCCAGCCACCGGCGGCATCCAGCCGATTCCTTGAACTCGGCATGGATTCCCTGATGGCCGTCGAACTACGCAACCGGTTGCTCGGCCAGTTCGGCGGCGCATTCACGATCACCGCCACCGCGGTTTTCGACTACCCGACCATCACGTCCTTCGCCGAGCACCTGGCCGAGCAGATCGCGACGACGTAG